GGATAGCCGGCCTGCTTCAACGCACCGAGCAGGGCGACGGTCGGCTCAATCGCGCCGCCAATCGATTCTTCCCATCGCTCATCATACGCCCTGATGAAGTCGGCGCGGTGCGGAAAGCGCTCGCTCAGTTCCTTGACGGCGACGGCGAAGGGGCGGCCCCTGTCCTGTTCCAGATTCCATTCGACGAACCCGATTTCGTCGAGAAATCGCTCCATCGCTTCGGCGTCGTCGGTGAATAATTTCTGGTAAAGGTAGCGCGGATTCCAATCGATCAGGACGCCGCCGAAGTCAAAGACGATGGCCGGCTTCCGGCGTTCGGGTTGACTCATAGAATGTGAATGCTGCTTCCTTTCTTTAGCCTGTTCATGACGATTGTACCATCACGAACCGGCACCGGCGGGCGCGGCAGTCCGGCAATCTATTTCGTCACCGGCTTGGCGTCGGCGGCGTTCGGCTCTTTCGCGGCGACGTAGCTGCGGCGCGCCAGCACCGCGACGCGGCCTTCGCGCTTTTCGACCTCTGGCGAAATCTCGATGCGCACCTTGCGCCGCTTGCCGTCGCGCGTCGTGTTCGTCGAAGTGTAGGCCAGCGAATAACTCGCGGCGACGTTATCGACAACGCGATTGATCGTTTCGTCTATCTTGTCGGGCGGCGCGCCGGTCAACTCGCCGCCGGTCTCTTCGACAAACATCTTCATGCTGCCCGACCGCAGCTTGAAGATGCGCAGAAACGAAGTCGGCTTGCCGCGCACCGCCTGCTCGAAGCGCCCGCCGAGCGTTTCAATTAGAATCCCTGACACCGTCGCCCCCGATTCCAGCACCGACAGCAGCGCCTCTTTCTCGGAAATCTTTGAGAAGTCAATCGCCGCTTCCAGGCTCGTCAGCACGATGATGGCGCGACGCCCCGCGGGGTTCGCGGCCTTCTTCATATACTCGCTGGCTTCATAGATGGCCTGGTTAAAGTAATGCTGCTCGCTTTCGTGCTGGCGCTCGACGGTAGCGATCTTGTCGCCGATGACACGGCGGTCGCGGGTGAAGGGTTGAAAGAGCTTGACCTTGTTTGAAAACGTCATGATGGCGACTTCGTCGGTCGGCTTCAGATGGTTGATGGCCCTGGCGGTGGCCTCGCGAATCTGCTCGTTGAACGGATTGACGCAGCCGGCGCGGTCAACCAGCAGGACCACAGACACAGGCAGGGTGTCGCGGCTGAAATAACTGACCGCCTGTTTGACCCCGTCTTCGTAAACCGTGAAGTCGTCCTTCTTCAAACCATTAACGACGCGGCTGGTCTTGCGCTGCACCGGCAGCACGTCAACCAGCACCAAATCAGTGCGCAGACGGAGCGACTGGTCGTCGGCGGGCGCGGGTTGTGCCGATTGCTGGCTGAAGGGACTGGATAAAGCGATAACGAAAGCCGTAAGAAGCGAGATTACCTGGTACATACTTGCCTGGTTCGGGACATGGGATTAGCGGTTCGTGCGGGGTCTATGATAGCACGAACCGGGCGGGAATGCGCGAGCCAAAACCGCCGCCGCCAGCCGCCGGCGCAAATGTATGATGCGCTACCTAACCCTTTGTTGGATCGCGCGGTTGCGGCGCGAACATCAGATGGGGTTGCATTATTTACAGAATGGGTAGAGAATGCGCCCTGATGATTGGCTCAAAGTAACTTGAATTATCCACAAGGTGGCCCGCTTCAATTGGCCCTCTGCCCCACGCCGCACCGCATCTGCCGAAACGTTTGAAGCCGGGCCGCCCGAACCAGCCGTCGAGCATACGAGGCGAAAGTATGACTAAAGGACTTGATAACCTGAAGCACATCGTCGTGCTGATGATGGAGAACCGCTCGTTCGATCACATGCTCGGGGCGTTGAAAGCGCAAGATCCGCGAATCGAGGGCCTGAGCGGTGACGAATTCAACCCGGATACCTCCGGGCAGCCGGTGAAGGTGCGACCTGAGGCCGCCTATCAGGGGCAGCTCGATCCAGACCCCGATCATCACTTCCCCGGCGTTAACCTGCAACTCTTTGACGGCACCACCGGCCCGCCGGCCAGGCCGAGCATGCGGGGGTTCGTTAAGAGCTACTTCGAGCAGCGCCGCGACCGCGAGCACTCGCACAAGATCATGTATTACTTCACGCCTGAGCGGATTCCCATCCTGACGACGCTGGCGCGCAGTTATGCGGTCTTCAATGGCTGGTTCTCATCAATCCCGGGGCCGACGCTGTGCAACCGCGCCTTCGCCCACTACGGCACATCATTCGGGCAGGTCGGCATGAACCTGTTTTACCTGAATGTTCCCTACCTGAGCATCTATGAGCGCATGCTGAAAGCGGGCCGCAGCGCGAAGCTCTACTACTTCGACCAGCACAGCTCTTCGCTGGAGATCGTCAACCTGCTCAAGAATCAGCCGCGGCTGTTCGGGCTATACGAAAACTTCATCGACGACTGCAAG
The sequence above is a segment of the Blastocatellia bacterium genome. Coding sequences within it:
- a CDS encoding HAD family phosphatase; the encoded protein is MSQPERRKPAIVFDFGGVLIDWNPRYLYQKLFTDDAEAMERFLDEIGFVEWNLEQDRGRPFAVAVKELSERFPHRADFIRAYDERWEESIGGAIEPTVALLGALKQAGYPLYGLSNWAAETFRRIRHRFPFMDWFDDIVLSGDVQIIKPDRRIYAVLLERIGRPAADCLFIDDSEANITVAAELGFETILFKSPEQLKDELTARGLLPGDAPASR
- a CDS encoding VWA domain-containing protein, which produces MYQVISLLTAFVIALSSPFSQQSAQPAPADDQSLRLRTDLVLVDVLPVQRKTSRVVNGLKKDDFTVYEDGVKQAVSYFSRDTLPVSVVLLVDRAGCVNPFNEQIREATARAINHLKPTDEVAIMTFSNKVKLFQPFTRDRRVIGDKIATVERQHESEQHYFNQAIYEASEYMKKAANPAGRRAIIVLTSLEAAIDFSKISEKEALLSVLESGATVSGILIETLGGRFEQAVRGKPTSFLRIFKLRSGSMKMFVEETGGELTGAPPDKIDETINRVVDNVAASYSLAYTSTNTTRDGKRRKVRIEISPEVEKREGRVAVLARRSYVAAKEPNAADAKPVTK
- a CDS encoding alkaline phosphatase family protein, with amino-acid sequence MTKGLDNLKHIVVLMMENRSFDHMLGALKAQDPRIEGLSGDEFNPDTSGQPVKVRPEAAYQGQLDPDPDHHFPGVNLQLFDGTTGPPARPSMRGFVKSYFEQRRDREHSHKIMYYFTPERIPILTTLARSYAVFNGWFSSIPGPTLCNRAFAHYGTSFGQVGMNLFYLNVPYLSIYERMLKAGRSAKLYYFDQHSSSLEIVNLLKNQPRLFGLYENFIDDCKKNRLPDYCFVEPNYNDHEDESGSEWLASDQHPDHHVLAGEAFIAQVYNAIRKNPTLWKSTLLLITYDEHGGIYDHVPPPDCTPDGFEASAEATGTGKPFKFDRLGVRVPAVAVSPWIPKATVVAGTEDQANGRAFEHASIPATVMEAFKVNDDNRSPREKAAKTFLDLLSDQMRPDSDCPVFK